Proteins encoded in a region of the Geobacillus genomosp. 3 genome:
- a CDS encoding calcium-translocating P-type ATPase, SERCA-type, producing MQWHTLAANDVAQEAKTNVRTGLTAAEAEKRLRQFGHNELAEGKATPAIVVFFRQFQDFMVLVLLLATVVSAFLGEYVDAVAIVVIVIMNAVLGFIQERRAEKSLAALKRLSAPQAVVLRGGEWVKIPARDLVVGDVVRLASGDRVGADVRLIEASGLEIEESALTGESVPAAKSAAPLHTEQASLGDLHNMAFMGTLVTRGSGIGIVIATGMKTAMGQIAAMLEEADAGMTPLQRRLEQLGKILLVVALALTAAVVAVGVVQGHDMYDMFLAGVSLAVAAIPEGLPAIVTVVLALGVQRMIKRNAIVRKLPAVETLGCASVICSDKTGTMTENMMTVTQVWTGGRTFAVSGVGVETDGKFSERGQAVDPNRIPALRRLLVMAALCNDSEVKEEGGRRYVDGDPTEGALLVAAEKAGVTKTELLRDYIVEREFPFDSERKMMTVIVRDRNGRRFVVTKGAPDVLLERADRLEWNGREQALTPAWKEAVEKAVHGMAASALRTIAVAYRPLAATERIQSEKEAETKLQFLGVAGMIDPPRPEVKQAVARCKEAGMKTVMITGDHVLTATAIAKQLGVLPPGGKVMDGAALSKLSVDELEREVDDIYVFARVSPEHKLKIVNAFKRRGHIVAMTGDGVNDAPALKAADIGVAMGRSGTEVAKEAASLVLLDDNFATIEAAIEEGRNIYENIRKFIRYLLASNVGEILVMLFAMLLALPLPLVPIQILWVNLVTDGLPAMALGLDRPEENVMKRPPRRPDEGVFARGLGWKIISRGFLIGIVTLAAFLTAYERSGADLVYAQTAAFATLVLAQLIHVFDCRCDRSVFDRSPFGNMYLVAAVLVSLLLLLVVIYYPPLGAVFHTKPLAVIDWLLIVGLSALPTFLFAGSFFARK from the coding sequence ATGCAGTGGCATACGCTTGCGGCCAACGATGTTGCGCAAGAGGCAAAGACGAATGTCAGGACCGGGCTTACCGCGGCGGAGGCGGAAAAACGGCTGCGGCAGTTTGGGCACAATGAACTGGCGGAAGGAAAAGCGACGCCGGCGATCGTCGTCTTTTTCCGTCAGTTTCAAGATTTTATGGTGCTCGTGTTGCTGTTGGCGACGGTCGTTTCCGCGTTTTTAGGCGAGTATGTCGATGCCGTGGCGATTGTTGTGATCGTCATCATGAACGCCGTTCTCGGGTTTATTCAGGAACGGCGGGCCGAGAAGTCGCTGGCCGCCTTAAAACGGTTGTCCGCCCCGCAGGCGGTTGTGCTGCGCGGCGGGGAGTGGGTGAAAATCCCGGCGCGCGATCTTGTCGTCGGCGATGTGGTGCGGCTGGCAAGCGGCGACCGGGTCGGGGCCGATGTCCGCCTGATCGAGGCGAGCGGACTGGAAATCGAGGAGTCGGCGTTGACCGGCGAATCGGTGCCCGCAGCCAAATCGGCTGCCCCGCTTCACACGGAGCAGGCATCGCTCGGCGATTTGCACAATATGGCCTTTATGGGGACGCTGGTGACGAGAGGAAGCGGCATTGGCATCGTCATCGCAACGGGAATGAAAACGGCGATGGGGCAAATCGCGGCGATGCTCGAAGAGGCCGATGCCGGCATGACGCCGCTCCAGCGCCGGCTTGAGCAGCTTGGGAAAATTTTGCTTGTGGTTGCGTTGGCCTTGACGGCAGCGGTGGTGGCGGTCGGCGTTGTTCAAGGGCATGATATGTACGACATGTTTTTGGCCGGCGTATCGCTCGCGGTGGCGGCGATTCCGGAAGGGCTGCCGGCCATCGTGACGGTCGTGTTGGCGCTCGGCGTGCAGCGGATGATCAAGCGCAACGCCATCGTCCGCAAGCTCCCGGCGGTGGAAACGCTAGGCTGCGCCTCGGTCATTTGCTCCGACAAAACAGGAACGATGACGGAAAACATGATGACCGTCACACAAGTGTGGACGGGCGGGCGGACGTTTGCGGTCAGCGGCGTCGGGGTGGAAACGGACGGGAAGTTTTCCGAGCGCGGCCAGGCTGTGGATCCGAACCGCATCCCGGCGCTTCGCCGATTGTTGGTGATGGCGGCGCTTTGCAACGATTCGGAAGTAAAGGAAGAAGGCGGCCGCCGCTATGTCGACGGCGACCCGACCGAAGGGGCGCTGCTTGTCGCCGCTGAAAAGGCCGGGGTGACGAAAACGGAGCTGCTTCGCGATTATATCGTGGAACGGGAATTTCCGTTTGATTCGGAGCGAAAAATGATGACAGTCATCGTCCGCGACCGGAACGGACGGCGGTTTGTCGTGACGAAAGGGGCGCCCGATGTGCTGCTTGAGCGGGCGGACCGTCTTGAATGGAACGGCCGCGAGCAGGCGCTGACCCCGGCGTGGAAAGAGGCGGTCGAGAAGGCGGTGCACGGGATGGCGGCCTCGGCCTTGCGCACGATTGCCGTCGCATATCGGCCGCTCGCGGCAACGGAGCGGATTCAGTCGGAAAAGGAGGCGGAGACGAAGCTTCAGTTTCTCGGCGTCGCCGGCATGATCGACCCGCCGCGTCCTGAGGTGAAACAGGCGGTGGCGCGCTGCAAGGAGGCGGGGATGAAAACGGTGATGATCACCGGGGACCATGTGTTGACCGCAACGGCCATCGCCAAACAGCTTGGCGTGCTGCCGCCCGGCGGCAAGGTGATGGACGGAGCGGCGCTCTCGAAGCTGTCGGTCGATGAGCTCGAACGCGAGGTCGATGATATTTACGTGTTTGCCCGCGTCTCCCCGGAGCATAAGTTGAAAATTGTCAACGCCTTCAAGCGACGTGGCCATATTGTCGCCATGACCGGCGACGGGGTGAACGATGCGCCGGCGTTGAAAGCGGCCGATATCGGCGTCGCGATGGGCCGGTCGGGGACGGAGGTGGCGAAAGAGGCGGCGTCGCTCGTGCTGCTTGATGACAATTTTGCGACGATTGAGGCGGCGATCGAAGAAGGACGAAACATTTACGAAAACATTCGCAAGTTTATCCGCTATTTGCTGGCGTCGAATGTCGGAGAAATTCTTGTCATGCTCTTTGCCATGCTGCTGGCGTTGCCGCTACCGCTCGTGCCGATTCAAATTTTATGGGTGAATCTCGTGACCGATGGATTGCCGGCCATGGCGCTTGGGCTTGACCGCCCGGAAGAAAATGTAATGAAGCGGCCGCCGCGCCGCCCGGATGAAGGGGTGTTCGCCCGCGGGCTCGGCTGGAAAATCATCAGCCGCGGCTTTTTGATCGGCATCGTCACGCTGGCTGCGTTTCTGACCGCGTATGAACGGAGCGGCGCGGATCTCGTTTACGCTCAGACGGCGGCGTTTGCGACGCTCGTGCTGGCGCAATTGATCCACGTGTTTGACTGCCGCTGCGACCGTTCGGTTTTTGACCGCAGTCCGTTCGGGAATATGTATCTCGTTGCGGCGGTGCTCGTGTCGCTTCTATTGCTGCTTGTGGTCATCTATTATCCGCCGCTTGGCGCTGTATTCCATACGAAACCGCTCGCGGTCATTGACTGGCTTCTCATCGTGGGCTTGTCCGCCTTGCCGACATTTTTGTTTGCCGGCTCGTTTTTCGCGAGAAAATAA
- the remA gene encoding extracellular matrix/biofilm regulator RemA: MMMKFINIGYGNMVSAARIITIVSPDSAPIKRMIQDARENGKLVDATHGRRTRAVIITDSDHVILSSVQPETVANRLYGSDDFSEEG; the protein is encoded by the coding sequence TTGATGATGAAATTTATTAATATCGGGTATGGAAACATGGTGTCGGCCGCCCGCATTATCACAATTGTCAGTCCTGATTCGGCGCCGATCAAACGGATGATCCAAGATGCGCGCGAAAACGGCAAGCTCGTCGACGCAACGCACGGCCGAAGGACGCGCGCGGTCATCATTACCGACAGCGACCACGTCATTTTATCGTCCGTGCAGCCGGAAACGGTGGCGAACCGCTTGTACGGAAGCGATGATTTTTCCGAGGAAGGGTAG
- a CDS encoding YicC/YloC family endoribonuclease yields MVYSMTGFGASTKKTDRLTVAVEMKSVNHRFCEISIRLPRQWLVFEDKIKKAILPYVRRGKVEVFVTIAGEGLVKRNVHIDWDLLGQYWNGLQEAARRFSLDGGATAADLLRLDGVVEVVEEEGANEEVEPLLLAAVEEAAKALAAMRRREGEALAADLRARLHEVEAGVEAIEQRAPLVVEQYRERLARRLREWAPSPVDEARLLTEVAVFAEKADIHEELKRIRSHLSQMADVLRADEPIGRKLDFFVQELNREVNTIGAKANDSVIAAQVVEMKSALEKMREQVQNVE; encoded by the coding sequence ATGGTTTACAGCATGACTGGTTTTGGCGCGAGCACGAAAAAAACGGATCGCTTGACGGTGGCGGTGGAAATGAAATCGGTCAACCACCGGTTTTGTGAAATTTCCATCCGCCTCCCTAGACAATGGCTCGTGTTTGAGGATAAAATAAAAAAAGCAATTTTGCCGTATGTGCGGCGCGGAAAAGTGGAAGTGTTCGTCACGATTGCCGGCGAGGGGCTTGTGAAACGGAACGTACATATCGATTGGGATTTGCTCGGCCAATATTGGAACGGTTTGCAGGAAGCGGCGAGGCGATTTTCCCTCGACGGCGGCGCGACGGCGGCTGACTTGCTTCGGCTCGATGGGGTGGTCGAAGTGGTCGAGGAGGAAGGGGCGAACGAGGAGGTGGAGCCGCTCCTGTTGGCGGCGGTGGAAGAAGCGGCAAAAGCGCTCGCCGCAATGCGCCGGCGCGAAGGGGAGGCGCTTGCTGCGGATTTGCGCGCCCGCCTTCATGAAGTCGAAGCCGGGGTGGAAGCCATTGAACAGCGGGCGCCGCTCGTCGTCGAGCAATACCGCGAGCGGCTTGCGCGCCGCCTGCGCGAATGGGCGCCTTCTCCGGTTGATGAAGCGCGCCTGCTCACAGAAGTGGCGGTGTTTGCCGAAAAGGCCGACATTCACGAGGAATTGAAACGCATCCGCAGCCATTTGTCACAAATGGCAGACGTGCTTAGGGCGGATGAACCGATCGGGCGGAAGCTTGACTTTTTCGTGCAGGAGTTAAACCGCGAAGTGAACACGATCGGCGCCAAGGCGAACGACAGCGTCATTGCCGCGCAAGTCGTCGAGATGAAAAGCGCGCTCGAGAAAATGCGCGAGCAAGTGCAAAACGTGGAGTAA
- the gmk gene encoding guanylate kinase, whose protein sequence is MRNERGLLIVMSGPSGVGKGTVRKALFSRPDIKLHYSVSVTTRKPREGEVEGVDYFFRSREQFEQMIRENKLLEWAEYVGNYYGTPVDYVEKTLAEGKDVFLEIEVQGAMKVRRAFPEALFIFLAPPSLSELEKRIIGRGTESKELVENRLQAAKEELEMMDAYDYVVENDEVELACERIKAIVIAEHCRRERVAERYKRMLGVE, encoded by the coding sequence TTGAGGAACGAACGAGGGTTGTTAATCGTCATGTCAGGGCCGTCCGGCGTCGGCAAAGGGACGGTGCGCAAGGCGCTGTTTTCGCGTCCTGACATCAAACTTCATTACTCAGTGTCGGTCACGACGCGCAAACCGCGGGAAGGCGAAGTGGAGGGCGTCGATTACTTTTTCCGGTCGCGCGAGCAGTTTGAACAAATGATCCGTGAAAACAAGTTGCTTGAGTGGGCGGAATACGTTGGCAACTATTACGGGACGCCGGTCGACTATGTGGAAAAAACGCTCGCCGAAGGGAAAGACGTGTTCTTGGAAATTGAAGTGCAAGGCGCCATGAAAGTGCGCCGCGCGTTTCCGGAGGCACTCTTTATTTTTCTTGCCCCGCCGAGCCTGTCGGAGCTCGAGAAGCGGATCATCGGGCGCGGCACCGAGTCGAAAGAGCTGGTGGAAAACCGGCTGCAGGCGGCGAAAGAGGAGCTCGAAATGATGGATGCGTACGACTATGTCGTCGAAAACGACGAAGTCGAGCTCGCCTGTGAGCGGATCAAGGCGATCGTCATCGCCGAACATTGCCGGCGTGAGCGCGTCGCCGAGCGGTATAAACGGATGTTGGGGGTGGAATGA
- the rpoZ gene encoding DNA-directed RNA polymerase subunit omega has product MLYPSIDLLMQKVDSKYKLVTVAAKRARQLQDGSELMVKQPVSKKFVGQALEEIAGDKVELAEEEK; this is encoded by the coding sequence ATGTTGTATCCTTCCATCGATTTGCTGATGCAAAAAGTGGACTCGAAATATAAGCTTGTCACAGTCGCAGCGAAACGGGCGCGCCAGCTTCAAGACGGCTCGGAGCTGATGGTGAAACAGCCGGTGTCGAAAAAGTTTGTCGGCCAGGCGCTCGAGGAAATTGCCGGCGACAAGGTCGAATTAGCGGAAGAGGAAAAATAA
- the coaBC gene encoding bifunctional phosphopantothenoylcysteine decarboxylase/phosphopantothenate--cysteine ligase CoaBC — translation MIKGKHILLCVTGGVAAYKAAALTSQLTQRGAEVKVIMTEGACQFIAPLTFQALSRQEVYVDTFAENDPAVIAHIDLADWADLVLVAPATANTIAKLAAGIADNMATTTILATKAPVWIAPAMNVHMYEHPAVQANIELLHRFGYRFIEPSEGYLACGYIGKGRLEEPEKIIAHIERFFAGDPPLFGGKRILVTAGPTRERLDPVRYFSNYSSGKMGYAIAEAAARFGAAVTLVSGPTSLPAPDYVETVSVESAAEMYEAVMARFSETDIVIKAAAVADYRPKHVAAAKIKKQPGGYVVEMERTVDILKTLGERKTRQILVGFAAETDNLEQYALKKLEEKRLDMVVANNVVEEGAGFAGDTNVVTIFRRDGAVRPLPLMTKREAAEEILKEIHAYIEGIR, via the coding sequence ATGATCAAGGGGAAACATATTTTGCTTTGTGTAACCGGGGGAGTCGCCGCGTACAAGGCGGCGGCGCTGACAAGCCAGCTTACCCAGCGCGGCGCGGAAGTGAAAGTGATCATGACCGAAGGAGCGTGTCAGTTTATTGCGCCGCTTACGTTCCAAGCATTGTCGCGCCAAGAAGTATATGTCGACACGTTTGCGGAAAACGATCCGGCTGTCATCGCCCATATTGATTTGGCGGACTGGGCGGATCTCGTCCTCGTTGCGCCGGCGACGGCCAATACGATTGCCAAGCTGGCGGCGGGCATCGCCGACAATATGGCGACGACAACGATTTTGGCGACGAAAGCGCCCGTTTGGATCGCCCCGGCGATGAACGTCCACATGTACGAGCACCCGGCCGTCCAAGCGAACATCGAGCTGTTGCATCGGTTCGGGTACAGATTCATTGAGCCGTCGGAAGGCTATTTGGCGTGCGGTTACATCGGCAAAGGACGGCTTGAAGAGCCGGAAAAAATCATCGCCCATATCGAGCGCTTTTTCGCCGGCGACCCGCCGCTGTTTGGCGGAAAGCGCATTCTTGTCACCGCCGGGCCGACGCGGGAAAGGCTCGACCCGGTTCGTTATTTTTCCAACTATTCGAGCGGAAAAATGGGCTATGCCATCGCCGAAGCGGCCGCCCGCTTTGGGGCGGCGGTGACGCTCGTTTCGGGGCCGACGTCGCTTCCGGCGCCCGATTATGTTGAGACCGTGTCGGTCGAATCGGCCGCTGAGATGTATGAAGCGGTGATGGCCCGCTTTTCCGAAACAGACATTGTCATTAAAGCGGCCGCCGTGGCTGATTACCGGCCCAAGCATGTCGCGGCGGCAAAAATCAAAAAGCAGCCAGGCGGCTATGTCGTGGAGATGGAGCGGACAGTTGACATTTTAAAAACGCTTGGCGAGCGGAAAACAAGGCAAATTCTAGTCGGATTTGCGGCCGAAACGGACAACCTCGAACAATATGCGTTAAAAAAGCTCGAAGAAAAGCGGCTCGATATGGTCGTTGCCAACAATGTCGTGGAAGAAGGGGCGGGGTTTGCCGGCGATACGAACGTCGTCACGATCTTCCGCCGCGACGGCGCCGTCCGTCCGTTGCCGCTCATGACGAAACGGGAAGCGGCCGAGGAGATTTTAAAAGAAATTCACGCCTATATCGAGGGGATTCGATGA